In a single window of the Deltaproteobacteria bacterium genome:
- the glmM gene encoding phosphoglucosamine mutase — protein MGKLFGTDGIRGVANEYPMTAEFALNVGKATAYYFKRKDHRPKIIIGKDTRISGYMLENALVSGICSMGVDAIMVGVMPTPAIAFLTQSMRADAGIVISASHNPYQDNGIKIFSNDGYKLPDDTELEIEELLLKNVMHTLHPSPEELGKAYRIEGARDRYIVFLKSAFPKEFTLEGMKIELDCANGATYRVAPQTFMELGAEVTARFDQPNGSNINDRCGSQHTEMLVEKLIKRKADVGFAFDGDGDRLIAVDEKGNVLTGDRIMAVCAGVMKKKGRLTNNLVVATVMSNLGLGQALKSLGIDMVATKVGDRYVLEEMKARGASIGGEDSGHLIFLREHTTGDGILTAIQLLTAMLEEKKPLSELAKIMTVFPQKLINIDVKSKPDINTVPEIVQAIKAVEDTLGEKGRVLVRYSGTQNMCRVMVEGPTDEETERYCRQVAEVVKKVIG, from the coding sequence ATGGGAAAACTGTTTGGGACAGATGGAATCAGAGGGGTGGCCAACGAATACCCGATGACGGCGGAGTTTGCTCTGAACGTCGGCAAGGCGACGGCCTACTATTTCAAGCGCAAGGATCATCGGCCTAAAATTATCATCGGTAAAGACACGCGGATATCCGGCTATATGCTCGAAAACGCTCTGGTATCCGGAATCTGCTCCATGGGTGTTGACGCCATCATGGTCGGAGTCATGCCGACGCCGGCAATCGCCTTTCTCACACAGAGCATGCGGGCCGATGCCGGCATCGTCATCTCTGCGTCCCATAACCCCTACCAGGACAACGGCATCAAGATATTCTCGAATGACGGCTATAAACTTCCCGACGATACAGAACTGGAAATCGAAGAACTGCTCCTCAAAAATGTCATGCATACCCTCCATCCTTCCCCTGAAGAACTGGGCAAGGCCTACCGGATCGAAGGGGCCAGGGACCGATATATCGTATTCCTGAAGAGTGCCTTTCCAAAGGAATTTACCCTCGAGGGGATGAAGATCGAACTGGATTGCGCCAATGGCGCCACTTACCGCGTCGCCCCCCAGACTTTCATGGAGCTTGGGGCTGAAGTGACGGCCCGCTTCGACCAACCGAACGGTTCCAACATCAATGATCGTTGCGGATCACAACATACCGAAATGCTGGTGGAAAAATTGATAAAAAGAAAAGCCGACGTGGGATTTGCCTTTGACGGCGACGGAGACCGATTGATCGCCGTGGATGAAAAGGGCAATGTCCTGACGGGGGACCGGATCATGGCCGTCTGCGCCGGCGTCATGAAGAAAAAGGGGAGGCTGACCAATAACCTGGTCGTCGCTACAGTGATGAGCAACCTCGGCCTTGGTCAGGCCCTGAAGTCCCTGGGGATCGATATGGTCGCCACCAAGGTGGGGGACCGTTATGTCCTCGAAGAGATGAAGGCACGAGGGGCTTCCATCGGGGGCGAAGATTCAGGTCACCTGATCTTCCTCCGGGAACACACCACGGGGGACGGCATTCTGACGGCAATCCAGTTACTTACCGCCATGCTGGAGGAGAAAAAACCCCTCTCCGAGCTGGCAAAGATCATGACCGTCTTCCCCCAGAAACTGATCAACATTGATGTAAAGTCCAAACCGGACATTAACACGGTGCCGGAGATTGTCCAGGCCATCAAGGCGGTGGAAGACACCCTCGGCGAAAAGGGAAGGGTTCTGGTCCGCTACTCGGGAACGCAGAACATGTGCCGGGTCATGGTGGAAGGGCCGACGGACGAGGAAACAGAGAGATATTGCCGGCAAGTGGCAGAGGTGGTAAAAAAGGTGATCGGCTGA
- a CDS encoding SIS domain-containing protein: protein MLKQWYTETINYLKKWKIYVGVDMRTAPQYSIVFFPLLANVICCGFAGILTIKGSDKAEQTDLIEKFTRLFREIKKKEMKAILSGAATPVHYLGGNGYLEGMEETLLQLKKDVSFQHIFFNSLKTAQLSDLTQKMKAFFAEEEKCLEENAGNFSTGDMETINSRHILMKDIIWSLEKDVHDNFGRIVSLAGAGGVDEISPESFIKYKKINFLLNCLDRLEVRGRDSAGIQISFTFRDSTAFEEVLKVLKEKGLYDDFARRTRPCDLFNGSICLSSETPSMKKMQSDGIALSFVYKTSSIIGELGQNVRDLRKFISQDQIFLEFSRQKTKFETFISHTRWASVGSITDDNCHPVNNFTPGETIPSQGAASPEVTKNYPHYGEGNWFISVVLNGDIDNYQSLRNDLEGGKDLIAPHITTDTKIIPLQIEKYLLRGHDVTESFRLAVNDFEGSHAIAMVSNAVPGKIFLALKGSGQSIYVGIAPDQYIFSSELYGLVEGTPFFLKMDGEKPSTPDAPETSGQIFILDQDSHGGVSGINSLFYDGTALSIGADSVQKAEITTRDIDRGENPHYFLKEISESMLSVRKTLRGKYRIVKKENGRYSVIFNLGQDIIPEKFRHALARGEIRNIIVIGHGTAAVAGEAVTDSLLRYLKGTHIKIEAKVASELSGFFLEDDLKDTLVIPITQSGTTTDTNRAVAMAVERGATVIAIVNRRQSDITSKANGVFYTSDGRDIEMSVASTKAFYSQVIAGHVLALCIAQLLKNVSDDFIAEELLNLEQAPNMMSRVIEKKAQIRQSVEILAKQRRYWAVVGSGPNKAAADEIRIKLSELCYKTISSDFIENKKHIDLSAEPLIIVCAAGSPETVTGDIIKDVAIFKAHRAGVVVFADEGEDRFNSVADAVIEVPRAPMPMPVILNTLAGHLWGYYAACSINEDAAFLREFRSQLNQIMAEHEKKNYSIYERIADRNYRGMVRDFSSEFNQKRGDGAFSFTNVNTISDIVLLLKYAAGKLPLEDYWRDFKREEGLSSPIELLDISIGHSIDELSRPIDAIRHQAKTVTVGTSRKEQPVRGIIFNLLRELEFTMKALVSKNALTITRIQPAIAAIHGYTLYDISNLDVEGNPVDISTITIKKRGGISLTMKSRAENSHILMGTKRTIVSTGHIYVGRGKSDSASIVVLPLLGDRGGVQNLLLIHSEFNEALSVKEKKEVLGYQYNDIRNMVNEYNLPWDDRYLETISTGVLLGEPAEVIAGQIRKSVEEGSGI, encoded by the coding sequence ATGTTGAAGCAATGGTACACCGAAACAATTAATTATCTGAAGAAATGGAAGATATATGTCGGGGTTGACATGCGTACGGCGCCACAGTACTCGATTGTCTTTTTCCCTTTACTTGCTAATGTCATTTGCTGCGGCTTTGCCGGTATCCTGACCATCAAGGGGAGCGATAAGGCTGAGCAAACCGATCTTATCGAAAAGTTTACACGGCTCTTTAGGGAAATCAAGAAAAAGGAAATGAAGGCCATACTGTCCGGCGCCGCCACGCCGGTTCACTATTTAGGAGGAAACGGGTATCTGGAAGGGATGGAAGAAACTCTTCTCCAGTTAAAAAAAGATGTTTCTTTCCAGCACATTTTTTTTAATTCCCTAAAGACGGCGCAACTTTCAGACCTTACGCAAAAAATGAAGGCATTTTTTGCGGAAGAAGAAAAGTGCCTCGAAGAAAACGCGGGTAATTTTTCCACCGGCGACATGGAAACAATAAACAGTAGGCATATCCTGATGAAGGATATCATCTGGAGTCTTGAGAAAGATGTTCACGATAATTTCGGCAGAATTGTGAGCTTAGCAGGAGCGGGTGGAGTTGATGAAATATCTCCCGAATCATTTATAAAATATAAGAAGATCAATTTTCTCCTGAATTGTCTTGACAGATTGGAGGTCAGAGGAAGGGATTCAGCAGGAATCCAGATATCCTTTACCTTTCGTGACAGTACAGCATTTGAGGAAGTCTTGAAGGTCCTCAAAGAGAAAGGTCTGTACGATGATTTTGCCAGGAGAACGAGGCCATGTGATTTGTTCAATGGTTCAATCTGTCTTTCGTCTGAAACCCCCTCCATGAAAAAAATGCAGAGCGATGGGATTGCTCTGTCATTCGTGTATAAAACATCGTCCATCATCGGTGAACTTGGTCAAAATGTCAGGGACCTGAGGAAATTTATCTCCCAGGATCAAATATTTCTGGAATTTTCACGACAGAAAACAAAATTTGAGACATTCATATCCCATACACGATGGGCATCGGTGGGTTCCATTACGGATGATAACTGCCATCCGGTCAATAATTTTACCCCTGGCGAAACTATACCCTCACAGGGTGCCGCATCGCCGGAAGTCACGAAAAATTACCCTCATTACGGTGAGGGAAACTGGTTCATCAGCGTTGTCCTCAATGGGGACATCGATAATTATCAATCCCTTCGCAATGACCTTGAGGGAGGTAAAGACCTTATTGCACCCCATATTACGACTGATACGAAAATCATTCCCCTGCAAATTGAAAAGTATCTGTTAAGAGGACATGATGTCACGGAGTCATTCAGATTGGCCGTGAATGACTTTGAAGGGTCCCATGCCATTGCGATGGTCAGCAATGCGGTACCGGGAAAGATATTTCTTGCCCTCAAGGGCAGCGGTCAATCCATTTATGTCGGAATTGCCCCAGATCAGTATATATTTTCATCAGAACTGTACGGTCTTGTTGAGGGGACCCCGTTTTTCCTTAAGATGGACGGTGAGAAACCTTCCACACCCGATGCCCCTGAAACGTCGGGCCAGATATTTATCCTTGACCAGGACTCACACGGGGGCGTTTCAGGGATTAACTCCCTCTTCTACGACGGGACGGCTTTAAGTATTGGAGCTGATTCCGTTCAAAAGGCGGAAATCACGACCCGCGATATCGATCGGGGAGAAAATCCACACTATTTCCTGAAAGAGATCTCTGAATCAATGCTTTCCGTAAGAAAAACATTACGGGGCAAGTACCGGATTGTAAAGAAAGAAAACGGGAGATACTCAGTTATATTCAATCTCGGCCAGGATATCATACCGGAAAAATTCAGACACGCTCTCGCACGGGGAGAAATCAGGAATATTATTGTAATCGGTCACGGTACGGCGGCTGTTGCAGGCGAGGCAGTTACCGATAGCCTGCTGAGATATCTAAAAGGCACTCACATCAAAATTGAAGCCAAGGTTGCATCTGAACTGAGCGGGTTTTTTCTGGAAGATGACCTGAAAGATACACTGGTTATCCCTATTACACAGTCGGGGACGACGACAGACACCAATCGCGCCGTAGCAATGGCCGTGGAACGGGGGGCGACAGTCATCGCCATCGTCAACAGGAGGCAATCCGACATAACCAGCAAGGCAAACGGGGTTTTTTACACGAGCGACGGCAGGGACATCGAAATGTCTGTAGCTTCAACCAAGGCTTTCTACTCCCAGGTTATAGCCGGTCACGTCCTGGCGTTGTGCATTGCCCAGCTTCTTAAAAATGTTTCCGATGATTTCATTGCGGAGGAGCTTCTCAACCTCGAACAGGCGCCGAACATGATGAGCAGGGTTATCGAGAAAAAAGCACAAATCAGGCAATCTGTCGAAATACTTGCAAAACAGAGGAGGTACTGGGCTGTTGTCGGAAGCGGACCGAACAAGGCGGCGGCAGATGAAATCAGGATTAAGTTAAGCGAGCTGTGTTATAAAACGATCTCTTCGGATTTTATAGAAAATAAAAAGCATATTGACCTGTCCGCCGAGCCCCTGATCATAGTCTGTGCGGCTGGCAGCCCGGAAACCGTGACGGGTGATATTATCAAAGATGTTGCAATCTTCAAGGCACACAGGGCGGGAGTCGTCGTTTTCGCCGATGAGGGTGAGGACCGCTTCAACAGTGTTGCCGATGCGGTGATTGAGGTACCCAGAGCGCCAATGCCCATGCCCGTAATTCTCAATACCCTGGCCGGGCATCTCTGGGGTTATTATGCCGCCTGCAGCATTAACGAAGATGCCGCGTTTCTCAGGGAGTTCAGAAGTCAATTAAATCAGATAATGGCGGAACATGAGAAAAAAAATTATTCCATTTACGAAAGGATTGCCGACAGGAATTACCGGGGAATGGTCAGGGACTTTTCCAGCGAGTTCAATCAGAAGAGGGGTGATGGCGCCTTCTCGTTCACCAACGTAAATACAATATCCGATATCGTTCTTCTTCTTAAGTATGCTGCAGGGAAGCTGCCCCTCGAAGATTACTGGCGTGATTTCAAGAGAGAAGAGGGTCTTTCCTCCCCAATCGAACTGCTTGACATCTCTATCGGTCATTCAATAGATGAGCTTTCCCGACCGATTGATGCCATCAGGCATCAGGCCAAAACTGTTACCGTCGGAACAAGCAGGAAGGAACAGCCTGTCCGGGGTATTATCTTTAACCTCTTACGGGAACTGGAATTTACCATGAAAGCCCTCGTATCCAAAAATGCTTTAACCATCACGAGGATTCAACCGGCAATTGCTGCCATACATGGTTATACCCTCTATGATATTAGTAACCTGGACGTGGAAGGGAATCCCGTTGATATATCAACAATAACAATCAAAAAAAGGGGGGGCATCTCCCTTACAATGAAATCGAGGGCGGAAAATTCTCATATTTTAATGGGAACAAAAAGGACCATAGTGAGTACCGGCCATATTTATGTTGGCCGGGGAAAATCTGACAGCGCTTCCATAGTCGTTCTACCCCTTCTGGGAGACAGGGGGGGCGTACAGAATCTGCTTCTAATCCATAGTGAATTTAATGAAGCGCTTTCAGTGAAGGAAAAGAAAGAAGTTTTAGGCTACCAGTATAACGACATCCGCAATATGGTTAACGAATATAATCTCCCGTGGGATGACCGTTATCTGGAAACGATTTCCACGGGGGTTCTCCTCGGTGAACCGGCGGAGGTAATTGCCGGTCAGATTAGAAAGTCTGTAGAAGAAGGGAGCGGTATCTAA